The nucleotide sequence aggggatttgaagttgcaacctttcggttactagtccaacactctaaccactaggctaccctgccgccccagtttaATGACtatgatgggagaaaactgaggatggatcagcaCCATTGTAGATAATCCACAATGCTAACCTAATtgatagagtgaaaagaaggaagcttgtacagaataaaaacattccaaaacatgcatcttggtTGCataaaggcactaaagtaatactaccaaaaaatgtggcaaagcaatacattttttgtcctgaatagtgttatgtttggggcatatccaatacaacacattactgaatatCCTtctctatattttcaagcataatggtggctgcagcatgttatgggtatgcttgtaatcattagagactggggagtttttcagaataTAAAAGAAATATAatgggggtatgaatactttctgaaggtctACTTACATAATTATTGAGATTCTAGAATGTAATGCTTTGTTTATGTTATGTATTTCTGTACTATAACTTCATATGGTCTTCAAAAAACTTGCAAGCTTTGCAACCTAATCTGATATTGAAATGTGAAATCTTACATTTTTCACAGAAAAAAAAGAAATTTGTCATGGCTTCCTTTTTGGACGTTGCTTTGAaggaggtacagtataacacTGTGGTATTATCAGTGGAAATGCACCATTTGTGATAGAAATTATTttcttttgacaaaaatgtatgttctaATTTCCCTGACTTAATCAGTATGGGTTTATTGCACTGATATTGATTTATATTTAagatgtatgtatgggtgtccatTCTACTATGCCATATCAATGGGAGGTGGAGAATGGACTTGGTTGGTCATGTATCTCAGAGAATGAGGGCATTGAGAGAGACTACTGTGACCCAGCAAAGACCGAGAGGTATCTATTTTAAACCGAGACAATTACTAAATGTGTAAAAATGAAGTAAAAGCCTTGAAAGTGTTTTTTTATGCCCTAGCCATGGAATCCCACCGGTGAACTTTATCCTCATGATCCGCGGTCACAGCAAAGTTCGGCGACTTGCTACGGTTTCCTCCCTGGACCAACCAGAAGCTGCCCTTGCTACCGAGTGGACTTGGTACTGGGAAGAAGAGGATGAATGCTGGAACGTATTTTGGTCATCAGTATGTAGTGATACCTAATTTCCCCCTCTAATATGGCACAAAGAAAAGAAGAAAGTATccctaaagtgtgtgtgtgtgtgtgtgtgtgtgtgtgtgtgtgtgtgtgtgtgtgtgtgtgtgtgtgtgtgtgtgtgtgtgtgtgtgtgtgtgtgtgtgtgtgtgtgtgtgtgtgtgtgtgtgtgtgtgtgtgtgtgctaagacTGTGGAGGACCTAGAGGGTGTACAGTGATCCCTCTCTTGGCTCAGTGTTTGAGTTCACTGCAGGACGACACACCTATGAAGTCAATTTGGAAGGTAGGCTGATATTATCTACCTGCTTTAGTATCTACCTGCTTTACTTTCTGAACTGAGAAAGATATTATTTTTAGACATGATCCAGAGTAACAAGAGCTCACACACCCAAAGACTGGTAAGAAGACGGCCGATCTTCAAATCTCCCAGAGATGTTCAGAGATGTATCTTTGTGGCATGATGAGGACAATATGATCATTGATGACAATTTGTATCCCCTCACTTCTTCCTTAAGCATGTCTAATACCAACACTTCGATTGTGCCACCTTACTGGGACCAGTCTCGATTGCCTGGGAACGGCTTtgaggtaatggaaaaacacccAAAAAGCATAAAACATACATGCATTGTGACAATGTTCACTGTGGATGTTACATTAAATGATCCGATAAACTTGTTTGAATAAGACCCGCAATCGTATCCTTCAGGAAAGATGGTGTAGCATGCAAAACCATTCTGTGTTGTCTAGAAGCATGTATCATTATGAATGAGCTTATGAGGGGGTTTTCTATGTCTTCACAGATGGTTTTGTTGCCAAGCTCAACAGCTGAACACAAAGACATTAAGGCCTGTTTTGAGAAAACCGCTGTGGGGTTTCACATACTCACCATTGAGAGAGTACAAAACCTTTACCAATGGAACTTCTATGAGCTGTATGTTTCTTAAAGAGATAGTTCACTCAAAATACAACTCTATTTCGTTTTTTCTTCTTACTGTAGCTGGTTCAGATagaatacaaataaaaatatgaGTCAATCAACATTTAGCAAATAATGTAAGAAATGGATCATATTTACTAAAACTGATGGAAGCTGATCTCTATGCAAAATTAAATCATACAGTTGAAAGGATAGTTCACCTAAATTACATTGTGGTTTCCTTACCCTGAATGAAGTCCATGGATAAGGTAAGACAGCATTCCATTCAAGTCAATGGTACCAATTTTAGTTTTTTTGAGCTTCATGCCCACATCTCTAAGTATCTTATTTGAGCTGCACAATCAATTTGAGATACTTTAGGATGATTTGGACATAAAGTGCGAAAAACTACAGGGTAAACTGTAATTTGGGTGAACGTTCCCTTTCATGAACAAAGTGATTTTCTATATATCAGTATTCAAATACTGTACAGTAGATACACAGTGATTCTGCATTTGAACATTTGAATGGTACCTTTGTTAGTCTTACTAAAATGTATATGATTGCCTACTGTAATAAATCAATTCCAACATATTCCTTTTTAGGCAAAGAGATCAGATGAAATCCTCAGGGACAAGCATCATGGAGAAACAGCTTTTCCATGGAACTGTCTCTGAACATGTTGACAGAATTTGCAAAGACAACTTTGACTGGAGAGTATGCAGAAACAATGACATTCCCTATGGAAAA is from Oncorhynchus gorbuscha isolate QuinsamMale2020 ecotype Even-year linkage group LG14, OgorEven_v1.0, whole genome shotgun sequence and encodes:
- the LOC123995306 gene encoding protein mono-ADP-ribosyltransferase PARP12-like: MSNTNTSIVPPYWDQSRLPGNGFEMVLLPSSTAEHKDIKACFEKTAVGFHILTIERVQNLYQWNFYELQRDQMKSSGTSIMEKQLFHGTVSEHVDRICKDNFDWRVCRNNDIPYGKGNYFARDASYYTSQSGVRSMFVCRVLVGDYTVGNSSCRTPPLKETGGSIAYDSCVDNIQEPHVFVVFKKSQIYPEYLIKF